The following proteins are co-located in the Pyricularia oryzae 70-15 chromosome 1, whole genome shotgun sequence genome:
- a CDS encoding serine hydroxymethyltransferase, translated as MSLPAMRQAASRALRMRGPVGRHVRMVSTASHESQQRLLSSHLQTADPAMYDIVEKEKQRQKHYINLIPSENFTSQAVLDALGSPMQNKYSEGYPGARYYGGNEFIDQSERLCQQRALETFGLDDKQWGVNVQALSGAPANLYVYSALMGVHDRMMGLDLPHGGHLSHGYQTPTKKISFISKYFETVPYRLDESTGYIDYDKLEELAHIYRPKIIVAGTSAYSRFIDYKRMREICDKVNAYMLADMAHISGMVAAKVIPGPFGYADIVTTTTHKSLRGPRGAMIFFRKGVRSTNPKTKAEVMYDLENPINQSVFPGHQGGPHNHTIAALAVALKQAQMPEFRAYQEQVLVNAKAFARRLGEAKGNGGGLGYKIVSGGTDNHLVLADLKPQGIDGARVERVLELVGIAANKNTVPGDKSALTPGGLRMGTPAMTTRGFGEDDFVRVADIVDRAVTIAVRVDKAARKAAEAKGEKSPGKLKNFLEYLGNGETESEIVQLRSEVSDWVGTYPLPWDVKP; from the exons ATGTCATTACCGGCAATGAGGCAGGCGGCTTCGAGGGCGCTGAGGATGCGTGGGCCCGTGGGCCGGCACGTCAGGATGGTGTCGACGGCTTCGCATGAGAGCCAGCAGAGG CTGCTCTCCTCGCACCTGCAAACCGCAGACCCGGCCATGTACGATATTGTCGAGAAGGAGAAGCAGAGGCAGAAGCACTACATCAACCTCATTCCGTCGGAAAACTTCACATCCCAGGCCGTGCTGGATGCTTTAGGAAGCCCGATGCAGA ACAAGTATTCCGAGGGTTACCCCGGGGCGAGGTATTACGGCGGTAACGAGTTCATCGATCAATCCGAGAGGCTATGCCAGCAAAGAGCATTGGAGACTTTTGGTTTGGATGACAAGCAGTGGGGAGTGAACGTGCAAG CTCTCTCTGGCGCCCCCGCCAACTTGTACGTATACTCGGCCCTCATGGGCGTCCACGACCGCATGATGGGTCTAGACCTGCCTCACGGCGGCCATCTTTCCCACGGATACCAGACGCCGACCAAGAAGATCTCGTTCATCTCAAAGTACTTTGAGACGGTCCCCTACCGGCTGGAcgagtcgaccggctacatagaCTACGACAAGCTGGAGGAGCTGGCACACATCTACCGTCCCAAGATCATCGTTGCGGGCACCTCGGCCTACAGTCGGTTTATCGACTACAAGCGCATGCGTGAGATCTGCGACAAGGTCAACGCATACATGCTGGCCGACATGGCACACATCTCGGGTATGGTCGCGGCCAAGGTCATCCCGGGACCTTTTGGCTACGCCGACATTGTGACCACGACCACCCACAAGTCTCTGAGGGGCCCTCGCGGTGCCATGATCTTCTTCAGGAAGGGCGTGCGTTCGACGAACCCCAAGACCAAGGCTGAGGTCATGTACGACCTTGAGAACCCCATCAACCAGTCCGTCTTCCCCGGTCACCAGGGCGGACCTCACAACCACACCATTGCGGCCCTGGCCGTGGCGCTCAAGCAGGCGCAGATGCCCGAGTTCCGCGCGTACCAGGAGCAGGTCCTCGTCAACGCCAAGGCTTTTGCCCGCCGTCTGGGTGAGGCCAAGGGCAACGGCGGCGGTCTGGGCTACAAGATCGTCTCGGGCGGCACGGACAACCACCTGGTCCTGGCGGACCTCAAGCCGCAGGGCATCGACGGCGCCCGCGTCGAGCGCGTGCTGGAGCTGGTCGGCATCGCCGCCAACAAGAACACGGTTCCGGGCGACAAGTCGGCCCTGACCCCGGGAGGTCTGCGCATGGGAACGCCCGCCATGACGACGCGCGGCTTCGGCGAAGACGACTTTGTGCGCGTCGCCGACATTGTGGACCGGGCGGTGACCATCGCCGTGAGGGTTGACAAGGCGGCCAGgaaggcggccgaggccaagggcgAGAAGAGCCCCGGCAAGCTCAAGAACTTCTTGGAGTACCTGGGCAACGGCGAGACGGAGAGCGAGATTGTGCAGCTCAGGAGCGAGGTTTCCGACTGGGTTGGGACATACCCTCTGCCGTGGGATGTGAAGCCTTGA
- a CDS encoding 60S ribosomal protein L19, whose product MVNLTTQKRLAASVLDCGKNKIWLDPNEVSEISNANSRQTIRKLVQDGLIIKKPVTMHSRARARELNLARRIGRHRGFGKRKGTADARMPTQVVWMRRQRVLRRLLVKYRASGKIDKHLYHELYHSAKGNTFKHKRALVEHIHRAKAEKQRERLLKDEMDAKRAKTKAARERKLERQAAKRNALAGEAEE is encoded by the exons GGTCAACCTGACGACTCAGAAGCGCCTTGCCGCGTCCGTTTTGGACTGTGGCAAGAACAAGATCTGGCTGGACCCCAACGAGGTGTCCGAGATCTCCAACGCCAACTCCCGCCAGACCATCCGCAAGCTTGTCCAGGATGGCCTGATCATCAAGAAGCCAGTCACCATGCACTCAAGAGCACGCGCTCGGGAGCTTAACCTCGCCCGACGGATCGGCCGGCACCGTGGTTTCGGAAAGCGCAAGGGTACCGCAGATGCCCGTATGCCGAC TCAGGTCGTCTGGATGCGCCGCCAGCGGGTTCTCCGTCGGTTGCTCGTCAAGTACCGCGCCAGCGGCAAGATCGACAAGCACCTTTACCACGAGCTTTACCACTCCGCCAAGGGTAACACCTTCAAGCACAAGCGTGCGCTTGTTGAGCAC ATCCACCGTGCCAAGGCTGAGAAGCAGCGCGAGAGGCTGCTCAAGGACGAGATGGACGCCAAGCGTGCAAAGACCAAGGCTGCCCGCGAGAGGAAGTTGGAGAGGCAGGCGGCCAAGAGGAACGCCCTTGCcggcgaggccgaggagtGA